A genomic region of Miscanthus floridulus cultivar M001 chromosome 3, ASM1932011v1, whole genome shotgun sequence contains the following coding sequences:
- the LOC136544358 gene encoding uncharacterized protein, producing the protein MSRWKENASPLPLYPSGASKPSHLFPCKRPPQSPSPCPPPRRPLVDITGNALERRGGYGYTTPLPKASRPCGFLLHDDEDDMNETFLPEVDAICEEHARSTAKKEKEKKPAEEHKGTGEGPLAAAAGTIDAAGTEIATLHDAFWEEVSAICEECDAQSAAKSQEGTKEEEEEEEEEEEEEEESLVLSCGDASLPPAISITAEGVEFEDAFWKINAVSEEHNTKAHGHADISAAKGQEEQQDMELEKEEDEACAPKKYYEYLHSLNDRQKEAACNDVAVPLMIVAGPGSGKTSTMVGRVLTLLKEGIPPSNILAVRTNHSLGPFHLPPTPLLPPTSLLRLPHLILTAAAPLLRLPRLTLTAAAPMASGGSTSGASAVSIATQLRDEALAAAKTLEEEAVSLRITNSERSQQLQEEADLLKSAAAAQERVRAAAAALEQERAQADILEQQAAALRERLRPEPLRDDNTVDGDDDRSEAVAITHLHSQAAAIQNIKNLIPIVLDLQSSNYSKWRGYILLTLGRFALKDHVLSDDSRFADPTWSRMDCVVVSWLFNTISSDLLDVIHERDSITARAAWLRIEQ; encoded by the exons ATGTCGCGCTGGAAGGAGAATGCCTCACCTCTCCCGCTCTACCCGAGCGGCGCCTCCAAACCCTCCCATCTCTTCCCCTGCAAGCGCCCGCCGCAATCCCCATCCCCATGCCCACCGCCTCGCCGGCCGCTCGTCGACATCACTGGCAACGCGCTCGAGCGGCGGGGCGGGTACGGGTATACAACTCCCCTCCCGAAGGCTTCTAGGCCCTGCGGGTTCCTTCTGCACGACGACGAAGATGACATGAACGAGACATTCTTGCCGGAGGTGGACGCCATCTGCGAGGAGCACGCGCGGTCCACGgccaagaaggagaaggagaagaagccaGCAGAGGAGCATAAGGGGACGGGCGAAGGGCCGCTCGCGGCGGCAGCGGGTACGATTGACGCCGCCGGAACAGAGATAGCAACG CTTCACGATGCTTTCTGGGAGGAGGTGAGCGCCATCTGTGAGGAGTGTGATGCCCAGTCTGCTGCCAAGAGCCAGGAGGGgacgaaggaagaagaagaggaggaggaggaggaggaggaggaggaggaggagagcttgGTGCTGTCCTGCGGTGATGCTTCACTCCCCCCTGCTATTTCCATCACAGCGGAGGGTGTGGAG TTCGAAGATGCATTCTGGAAGATCAATGCCGTTAGTGAGGAGCACAACACCAAAGCTCAT GGGCATGCTGATATCTCTGCTGCTAAGGGCCAGGAGGAGCAGCAAGATATGGAACTAGAAAAGGAGGAAGATGAAGCGTGTGCTCCAAAGAAGTACTATGAATATTTGCACTCCTTGAATGATAGGCAGAAGGAGGCTGCATGTAATGATGTGGCTGTTCCACTAATGATTGTTGCTGGTCCAGGAAGTGGAAAG ACTTCCACAATGGTTGGTAGGGTGCTCACACTTCTCAAAGAG GGAATTCCACCATCAAACATTCTTGCTGTTAGA ACTAATCACAGTCTTGGGCCTTTCCACCTCCCGCCCACCCCTCTGCTTCCGCCCACCTCTCTGCTTCGGCTGCCGCACCTCATCTTGACGGCTGCAGCGCCTCTGCTTCGGCTGCCGCGCCTCACCTTGACGGCTGCCGCGCCAATGGCCTCCGGTGGCTCAACCTCCGGCGCCTCGGCAGTGTCCATCGCGACTCAGCTTCGCGACGAAGCCCTCGCCGCCGCCAAGACGCTGGAAGAAGAGGCCGTCTCCTTGCGCATCACCAACTCCGAGCGCAGTCAGCAACTCCAGGAGGAGGCTGATCTTCTCAAGTCAGCCGCCGCTGCCCAGGAACGCGTCCGTGCCGCCGCTGCTGCTCTTGAACAAGAGCGCGCGCAGGCTGACATCCTGGAACAGCAGGCCGCTGCCCTCCGTGAGCGTCTTCGCCCGGAACCCCTCCGGGACGACAACACCGTGGACGGCGACGACGACCGCTCCGAAGCTGTGGCCATTACTCATCTGCACAGCCAGGCCGCCGCTATCCAGAATATCAAGAACTTGATCCCCATCGTTCTTGATCTGCAGTCTTCCAACTACTCCAAGTGGCGCGGCTACATTCTTCTCACCCTCGGCCGATTCGCTCTGAAGGACCACGTCCTCAGTGACGATTCCCGCTTTGCCGACCCGACATGGTCACGCATGGACTGTGTGGTCGTCTCCTGGCTCTTCAACACCATCTCCTCCGACCTCCTGGACGTCATCCACGAGCGTGACAGCATCACTGCTCGGGCGGCTTGGCTCAGGATTGAGCAGTAG